In Nocardioides sp. JQ2195, a genomic segment contains:
- a CDS encoding WhiB family transcriptional regulator: MRRPTSDGQCEGVPPPPCSQEPHLFFAEHPAALNRARELCAACPLLAECLAGALERQEPHGVWGGQILVQGQVVAHKRGRGRPRKDAA; the protein is encoded by the coding sequence ATGCGTCGGCCTACCTCAGACGGCCAGTGTGAGGGGGTGCCCCCACCTCCTTGCAGTCAGGAACCCCACCTGTTCTTCGCCGAGCACCCGGCGGCCCTCAACCGTGCCCGCGAGCTGTGCGCAGCATGTCCCTTGCTGGCCGAGTGCTTGGCCGGGGCACTGGAGCGACAGGAGCCGCACGGCGTCTGGGGCGGCCAGATCCTGGTCCAGGGCCAAGTCGTGGCCCACAAGCGCGGCCGGGGTCGGCCCCGCAAGGACGCTGCCTAG
- a CDS encoding CoA-transferase yields MTDVSRAEVCAAAIADAFAEDGEIFGSPMGTLPMLGVRLAKLTSNPDLVMSDGESLYLSGVPPMFAKADVVEGWIPFRRVFDVVAYGKRHVMMGATQVDRHGNQNISAIGDFDRPTRQLLGSRGAPGNTVNNRTSYWVPKHSARVFVERVDVVSGVGPKAAKEAGPAAAKYNDIHRIVTNLAVLDVKGADDTVRLLSVHPGVTVDEVVEATGFELAVEGDVPSTRLPDDNELMIIRNVLDPKNIRDREVPPVVAAE; encoded by the coding sequence ATGACTGATGTTTCCCGCGCAGAGGTCTGCGCCGCAGCCATCGCCGACGCGTTCGCGGAGGACGGCGAGATCTTCGGTTCCCCGATGGGAACACTGCCGATGCTCGGAGTCCGCCTGGCCAAGCTCACCTCCAACCCTGACCTGGTGATGAGTGACGGCGAATCGTTGTATCTCAGCGGGGTCCCGCCGATGTTCGCCAAGGCAGACGTCGTCGAGGGATGGATCCCGTTCCGTCGGGTCTTCGACGTTGTCGCCTACGGCAAGCGCCACGTCATGATGGGCGCCACCCAGGTCGATCGCCACGGCAACCAGAACATCTCCGCCATCGGTGACTTCGACAGACCCACCCGGCAGCTCCTCGGCTCACGTGGGGCTCCGGGGAACACCGTCAACAACCGCACCTCCTACTGGGTGCCCAAGCACTCGGCCCGCGTGTTCGTCGAGCGGGTCGACGTGGTCTCCGGGGTCGGACCGAAGGCAGCCAAGGAGGCCGGACCGGCCGCCGCGAAGTACAACGACATCCACCGAATCGTCACCAACCTCGCCGTCCTCGACGTCAAGGGTGCCGATGACACGGTCCGCCTGCTGTCGGTGCACCCGGGCGTCACCGTCGACGAGGTCGTGGAGGCGACGGGCTTCGAGCTCGCCGTCGAGGGAGACGTGCCGAGCACCCGGCTCCCGGACGACAACGAGCTGATGATCATCCGCAACGTCCTCGACCCGAAGAACATCCGCGACCGCGAGGTCCCACCGGTGGTGGCTGCCGAGTGA
- a CDS encoding CoA ester lyase — translation MRTAKDFFAPLAVGAPAPLREIPARPSRAIHFFDPGNEKMAAKIPAMVGTTDVLLGNLEDAVKAENKEKARNGLVKIGQETDFGPTQFWTRINSLDSPWVLDDLTTLVPAIGDKLDVIMVPKVQGAEDIHYVDRILAQLEAKAGIEKPIQVHAILETARGVANIEEICGSSPRMQGLSLGPADLAADRRMKTTRVGGPHPGYLVRGDAPRTDDGGFAYDAERTTYQQDLYHYTIARMVDACVMHGIYPYWGPFGDIKDTVACEDQFRNAFLLGCVGAWSLHPVQIKIANRVFAPSVEDVTHARRVIAAMGDGTGAVMIDGKMEDDASVKQCKVQVELADQLAAIDPELKELYDAIETPEA, via the coding sequence TTGCGTACCGCCAAGGACTTCTTCGCCCCACTCGCCGTCGGCGCCCCCGCGCCGTTGCGTGAGATCCCGGCCCGGCCGTCCCGGGCCATCCACTTCTTCGATCCCGGCAACGAGAAGATGGCGGCGAAGATCCCGGCCATGGTCGGCACCACCGACGTCCTCCTGGGCAACCTGGAAGACGCGGTCAAGGCCGAGAACAAGGAGAAGGCCCGCAACGGCCTGGTGAAGATCGGTCAGGAGACCGACTTCGGACCGACCCAGTTCTGGACCCGGATCAACTCCCTCGACTCCCCCTGGGTGCTCGACGACCTGACCACGCTGGTGCCCGCGATCGGCGACAAGCTCGACGTGATCATGGTCCCGAAGGTGCAGGGCGCCGAGGACATCCACTACGTCGACCGGATCCTCGCCCAGCTCGAGGCCAAGGCCGGCATCGAGAAGCCGATCCAGGTGCACGCCATTCTCGAGACCGCCCGCGGTGTGGCGAACATCGAGGAGATCTGTGGCTCGTCGCCGCGGATGCAGGGCCTCTCCCTCGGCCCGGCCGACCTGGCTGCCGACCGCCGGATGAAGACCACCCGCGTCGGCGGCCCCCACCCCGGCTACCTCGTGCGCGGTGACGCCCCCCGCACCGACGACGGTGGCTTCGCCTACGACGCCGAGCGGACCACCTACCAGCAGGACCTCTACCACTACACGATCGCGCGCATGGTCGACGCCTGCGTGATGCACGGCATCTACCCCTACTGGGGCCCGTTCGGCGACATCAAGGACACCGTCGCCTGCGAGGACCAGTTCCGCAACGCCTTCCTGCTCGGCTGTGTCGGCGCCTGGTCGCTGCACCCCGTACAGATCAAGATCGCCAACCGGGTCTTCGCGCCGAGCGTCGAGGACGTCACCCACGCCCGCCGGGTGATCGCCGCCATGGGTGACGGCACCGGCGCGGTGATGATCGACGGCAAGATGGAGGACGACGCCTCCGTGAAGCAGTGCAAGGTCCAGGTGGAGCTCGCCGACCAGCTCGCTGCGATCGACCCCGAGCTCAAGGAGCTCTATGACGCCATCGAGACCCCGGAGGCCTGA
- a CDS encoding enoyl-CoA hydratase family protein — protein sequence MAVTSEIREDHVRVVTMEHGKVNALPVSDWYAVAAALDEAGRDPQTHVVILRAEGRGFNAGVDIKEMQQTTGFEALLGANSGCYAAFKAVYECAVPVIAAVNGHCIGGGVGMVGNADVIVASEDAYFSVPEVNQGALGAATHMARLVPQHMMRTLYFTAGRIPASSLLQFGSVHRVVPREELDGAALEVARVIASKNTKVIRAAKEAINGIDPVDVNKSYRFEQGFTFELNLGGVSDELRDGFAGTDKAGNK from the coding sequence ATGGCAGTCACGTCCGAGATCCGCGAGGACCACGTCCGAGTGGTCACGATGGAGCACGGCAAGGTCAATGCGCTCCCGGTGTCCGACTGGTACGCCGTCGCGGCGGCACTGGACGAGGCCGGCCGGGACCCGCAGACCCACGTCGTGATCCTTCGTGCCGAGGGCCGCGGCTTCAACGCCGGGGTCGACATCAAGGAGATGCAGCAGACCACCGGGTTCGAGGCACTGCTGGGCGCCAACTCCGGCTGCTACGCCGCGTTCAAGGCTGTCTACGAGTGCGCGGTGCCCGTCATCGCAGCGGTGAACGGCCACTGCATCGGCGGTGGTGTCGGCATGGTCGGCAACGCCGACGTCATCGTCGCCTCCGAGGATGCCTACTTCTCCGTGCCCGAGGTGAACCAGGGCGCCCTTGGCGCGGCCACCCACATGGCCCGGCTCGTCCCGCAGCACATGATGCGCACCCTCTACTTCACGGCGGGCCGGATCCCCGCGTCGAGCCTGCTCCAGTTCGGCTCGGTGCACCGCGTCGTGCCCCGCGAGGAGTTGGACGGGGCCGCGCTGGAGGTGGCACGGGTGATCGCCTCAAAGAACACGAAGGTGATCCGCGCCGCCAAGGAGGCGATCAACGGGATCGACCCGGTTGACGTCAACAAGAGCTATCGCTTCGAGCAGGGATTCACCTTCGAGCTCAACCTCGGGGGTGTCTCCGACGAGCTCCGCGATGGATTTGCAGGAACGGACAAGGCAGGAAACAAGTGA
- a CDS encoding CoA ester lyase: MSEFTPLRSVLYMPSSNERALEKAKSIACDGLILDLEDAVAPDAKPAARETAAAAAASGDYGRRTVTIRVNGIGTEWHDADIEAASQAGPAAIVVPKVNSADEVKQLVAAMEKAGAPDHTKLWAMVETPIAILDALAIARGSERLGAFVLGTNDLVKELYAEHVPGRAPILPSLHTALLAGRAAGIAVIDGVYNDVKNIDGFLAECEQGRQMGFDGKTLIHPGQVEGANTAFAPSEQAVEDARGLIQAWNAGGKGVVTYNGKMVENLHVESAQRTLDIHDAITALAE, translated from the coding sequence ATGAGCGAGTTCACTCCCCTGCGTTCGGTCCTCTACATGCCCAGCTCCAACGAGCGGGCACTCGAGAAGGCCAAGTCCATCGCCTGCGACGGGCTGATCCTCGACCTCGAGGACGCGGTCGCCCCCGACGCCAAGCCGGCGGCCCGCGAGACGGCAGCAGCCGCTGCCGCCAGCGGTGACTACGGTCGCCGCACGGTCACCATCAGAGTCAACGGCATCGGCACCGAGTGGCACGACGCCGACATCGAGGCCGCATCGCAGGCCGGCCCCGCCGCGATCGTGGTGCCCAAGGTCAACTCGGCCGACGAGGTCAAGCAGCTCGTCGCCGCCATGGAGAAGGCCGGAGCTCCCGACCACACCAAGCTGTGGGCGATGGTCGAGACCCCCATTGCGATCCTGGATGCCCTCGCGATCGCGCGTGGCTCCGAGCGCCTCGGCGCCTTCGTGCTCGGCACGAACGACCTGGTCAAGGAGCTCTACGCCGAGCACGTGCCCGGCCGCGCGCCGATCCTGCCCAGTCTGCACACCGCGCTCCTGGCCGGACGGGCCGCCGGCATCGCGGTCATCGACGGCGTCTACAACGACGTGAAGAACATCGACGGCTTCCTCGCCGAGTGCGAACAGGGTCGTCAGATGGGCTTCGACGGCAAGACGCTGATCCACCCCGGCCAGGTCGAGGGCGCCAACACGGCGTTCGCCCCGTCGGAGCAGGCCGTCGAGGATGCCCGTGGGCTGATCCAGGCCTGGAATGCTGGCGGCAAGGGCGTCGTGACCTACAACGGCAAGATGGTCGAGAACCTGCACGTCGAGTCCGCGCAGCGCACGCTCGACATCCACGATGCCATCACCGCTCTCGCCGAGTAG
- a CDS encoding nitronate monooxygenase: MTTERLLRTALTDLVGVRHPIVQTGMGWVAGPRLVAGTANAGGLGILASATMTLDELEKAIVEVKSRTDEPFGVNLRADAADAPARCDLLIEHGVKVASFALAPRPEQIAKLKEHDLVVIPSVGLPKHARKVASWGADAVMIQGGEGGGHTGSVPTTLLLPTVLDAVDIPVVAAGGFFDGRGLAAALSYGAAGIGMGTRFLLTRDSAVPDAVKDLYLSYDVNGTVVTDKVDGMPHRMLRTQLVEEIEESSRLKRLTPTLRRTLEFKRMTGMSWLELARDGREMKKSQGRTLGQMTLAANTPMMLKSGLVDGDTDAGVLASGQVVGVLDDLPTCEALIDRIVAEAVTCLKRAQSYL, translated from the coding sequence GTGACCACCGAGCGGCTGCTGCGCACCGCGCTGACCGACCTGGTCGGCGTACGCCACCCGATCGTCCAGACCGGAATGGGGTGGGTGGCCGGGCCCCGCCTGGTCGCCGGCACCGCCAACGCCGGTGGTCTGGGGATCCTGGCCAGCGCCACGATGACCCTCGACGAGCTCGAGAAGGCCATCGTGGAGGTGAAGTCGCGCACCGACGAACCGTTCGGCGTCAACCTGCGCGCGGACGCGGCTGATGCACCTGCGCGGTGCGACCTGCTCATCGAGCACGGCGTCAAGGTGGCGTCGTTCGCCCTGGCACCCAGGCCGGAACAGATCGCCAAGCTCAAGGAGCACGACCTTGTCGTGATCCCGAGCGTCGGCCTGCCCAAGCACGCCAGGAAGGTGGCTTCCTGGGGTGCGGACGCGGTGATGATCCAGGGCGGCGAGGGCGGTGGCCACACCGGCTCGGTGCCGACCACGCTCCTGCTGCCCACCGTCCTCGACGCAGTCGACATCCCCGTGGTCGCGGCGGGTGGCTTCTTCGACGGTCGGGGCCTCGCCGCCGCCCTGTCCTACGGTGCTGCCGGCATCGGCATGGGCACGCGCTTCCTGCTCACCCGTGACAGCGCTGTTCCCGATGCGGTCAAGGACCTCTACCTCTCGTACGACGTCAACGGCACCGTGGTCACCGACAAGGTGGACGGGATGCCGCACCGGATGCTGCGCACGCAGCTGGTCGAGGAGATCGAGGAGTCCAGCCGCTTGAAGCGGTTGACACCGACTCTCAGGCGCACCCTCGAGTTCAAGAGGATGACCGGGATGAGCTGGCTGGAACTGGCCCGCGACGGTCGTGAGATGAAGAAGAGCCAAGGGCGCACCCTCGGCCAGATGACGCTCGCAGCCAACACGCCGATGATGCTGAAGTCTGGCCTCGTCGACGGGGACACGGATGCCGGGGTGCTGGCCTCGGGCCAGGTTGTCGGCGTGCTCGATGACCTTCCGACCTGCGAGGCGCTGATCGACCGGATCGTCGCCGAGGCCGTCACCTGCCTGAAGCGCGCCCAGTCCTACCTGTGA
- a CDS encoding SDR family oxidoreductase: protein MAVQIDLSGRVVLVTGGTKGIGAGVAHTFVEAGATVVTCARSDVPAAPGTSHVVCDVRDPEAVRAMVEGVATEHGRLDVVVNNAGGSPYALLADGSPRFHTKVMDLNFTSVLSVAQAANRVMQAQSQGGAIVNISSISALRPSPGTAVYGAAKAAVDQFTVSAGMEWAPKVRINSINVGLCRTSETAGHYGGDATVAAIERTIPMGRMAEPEEIAGVVLFLASDLASYVSGASIQCHGGGEEPVFQHVLANHTPA, encoded by the coding sequence ATGGCAGTCCAGATCGACCTGAGTGGCCGCGTCGTGCTGGTCACCGGTGGAACGAAAGGAATCGGTGCGGGGGTGGCTCACACCTTCGTGGAGGCCGGCGCCACGGTCGTCACCTGTGCCCGCTCCGACGTTCCCGCCGCTCCCGGCACCAGCCACGTCGTCTGTGACGTCCGTGACCCTGAGGCGGTCCGCGCCATGGTCGAGGGCGTGGCCACCGAGCACGGTCGCCTCGACGTCGTGGTCAACAACGCCGGCGGATCGCCCTACGCCCTGCTCGCCGACGGCTCACCCCGTTTCCACACCAAGGTGATGGACCTCAACTTCACCTCGGTGCTGTCGGTCGCCCAGGCAGCCAACCGAGTGATGCAGGCCCAGTCTCAGGGCGGCGCGATCGTGAACATCTCCTCCATCTCGGCGCTGCGGCCGTCCCCGGGCACTGCCGTGTACGGCGCCGCGAAGGCGGCCGTCGACCAGTTCACGGTGAGCGCCGGCATGGAATGGGCGCCGAAGGTGCGCATCAACTCCATCAACGTGGGCCTGTGCCGCACCAGCGAGACTGCCGGGCACTACGGCGGCGACGCAACGGTGGCCGCCATCGAGCGGACCATCCCGATGGGGCGGATGGCCGAACCGGAGGAGATCGCCGGCGTCGTGCTGTTCCTGGCCTCCGACCTCGCCTCCTACGTCTCAGGTGCCTCGATCCAGTGCCACGGCGGTGGAGAGGAACCGGTCTTCCAGCACGTGCTCGCCAACCACACCCCGGCCTGA
- the hsaC gene encoding iron-dependent extradiol dioxygenase HsaC — protein MTIDIRSMGYVRVASTDLDQWRHFGGKVLGLAEGRGPDPENLYFRIDEVSARLVVFPSDVDRLEATGWEVADHRALQEAREHLQKAGVDFEEGTPEELAERRVQELVRFQDPWDNVFELFHGITYESRPVVTPYAATFVTGDQGMGHIVVPVTDDVEALRFYTEVLGFRLRDSMSMPGEFVGKEPGSKVWLRFLGVNPRHHSLAFLPMPNPSRCVHIMLEVERLDDVGRALERVKKHQAPLSATLGRHMNDEMVSFYVKSPGGFDVEFGTEGLQVEDSRWVARESTAVSYWGHDFGGGA, from the coding sequence ATGACGATCGACATCAGGTCCATGGGCTACGTGCGTGTGGCGTCCACAGATCTCGACCAGTGGCGCCACTTCGGTGGCAAGGTGCTCGGTCTGGCCGAGGGCCGCGGCCCCGACCCGGAGAACCTCTACTTCCGCATCGACGAGGTCTCCGCCCGCCTGGTGGTGTTCCCCTCCGACGTCGACCGGCTGGAGGCCACCGGCTGGGAGGTGGCCGACCACCGCGCCCTGCAGGAAGCACGGGAACACCTGCAGAAGGCCGGTGTTGACTTCGAGGAAGGTACGCCGGAGGAGCTGGCCGAGCGCCGAGTCCAGGAGCTGGTCCGGTTCCAGGATCCCTGGGACAACGTCTTCGAGCTGTTCCACGGCATCACCTACGAGTCACGGCCCGTCGTCACGCCGTACGCCGCGACGTTCGTCACTGGCGACCAGGGCATGGGGCACATCGTCGTCCCCGTCACGGACGACGTCGAAGCCCTGCGGTTCTACACCGAGGTCCTCGGCTTCCGGCTGCGCGACTCGATGAGCATGCCGGGGGAGTTCGTCGGCAAGGAGCCCGGCTCCAAGGTCTGGCTGCGCTTCCTCGGCGTCAACCCCAGGCACCACTCGCTGGCCTTCCTGCCGATGCCGAACCCGAGCCGTTGCGTGCACATCATGCTCGAGGTCGAGCGTCTCGACGACGTGGGCCGCGCCCTGGAGCGGGTGAAGAAGCACCAGGCACCGCTGAGCGCGACGCTGGGGCGTCACATGAACGACGAGATGGTCTCGTTCTACGTGAAGTCGCCCGGCGGCTTCGACGTCGAGTTCGGCACCGAGGGCCTGCAGGTCGAGGACTCACGCTGGGTCGCCCGGGAGTCCACCGCGGTCTCCTACTGGGGCCATGACTTCGGTGGCGGAGCCTGA
- a CDS encoding CoA transferase subunit A, translating to MSNKPRDKRITIDEVVATLEDGMTIGIGGWGPRRKPMALVRAILRSDLKDLTIVSWGGADVGLLAEAGKIKKLIYAFVTMDTVPLEPHFQAARQNRTIPEICEWDEGMFQTGLIAASQRLPFLPMRAGLGSDVLVNNPELKLVTSPYRDRNGDQEEFVAVPALELDVALVHMNRADQHGNASYLGPDPYFDDLFAMAADRTFVSCEQVVDTAGLTVDTPVQRMLLNRMMVTGVVETPNGAHFTNCVPDYERDEKFQKHYAASAKDPEAWAAFKERFLSGDESTYQEAVQAFHAEQEA from the coding sequence GTGAGCAACAAGCCCCGCGACAAGCGGATCACCATCGACGAGGTCGTCGCCACCCTCGAGGACGGGATGACCATCGGGATCGGCGGCTGGGGGCCGCGGCGCAAGCCGATGGCCCTGGTTCGCGCCATCCTGCGCTCGGACCTGAAGGACCTCACGATCGTGTCCTGGGGTGGCGCCGACGTGGGGTTGCTGGCCGAGGCAGGCAAGATCAAGAAGCTGATCTATGCGTTCGTGACCATGGACACGGTCCCCCTCGAGCCGCACTTCCAGGCAGCCCGTCAGAACCGCACGATCCCCGAGATCTGTGAGTGGGACGAAGGCATGTTCCAGACGGGCCTGATCGCCGCGTCGCAGAGGCTGCCGTTCCTTCCGATGCGCGCGGGCCTGGGTTCCGACGTCCTGGTCAACAACCCTGAACTGAAGCTGGTGACCAGCCCCTACCGCGACCGGAACGGCGACCAGGAGGAGTTCGTCGCCGTCCCCGCACTGGAGCTCGACGTCGCCCTGGTGCACATGAACCGTGCGGACCAGCACGGCAACGCCAGCTACCTGGGGCCCGACCCCTACTTCGACGACCTGTTCGCGATGGCCGCCGACAGGACCTTCGTCTCGTGCGAGCAGGTCGTGGACACCGCCGGGCTGACGGTCGACACCCCGGTGCAGCGGATGCTGCTCAACCGGATGATGGTCACCGGCGTCGTGGAGACCCCGAACGGCGCCCACTTCACCAACTGCGTGCCCGACTACGAGCGCGACGAGAAGTTCCAGAAGCACTACGCCGCATCCGCCAAGGACCCCGAGGCGTGGGCAGCCTTCAAGGAGCGCTTCCTCTCCGGCGACGAGTCCACCTACCAGGAAGCCGTGCAGGCATTCCACGCCGAGCAGGAAGCCTGA
- a CDS encoding flavin reductase family protein has translation MTDRDLPRGMRDDAHETWPPPALIESFLGNFNFEFRPGEDTDIADTAVAQAAARRFRDVLGRYASGVTVVTSMSGDEPVGMTCQSFSSVSLDPPLVTFIPAKTSRAWPLMQRAGHFCVNFLADGQQELSNVMASRGVDKFAGLEWSLSKTGAPMFDGIVGHVDCTVHAVHEAGDHHIVVGRVQDMDFTSDADGSSPDPLLYFQGGYRTLR, from the coding sequence ATGACCGACCGAGACCTCCCCCGGGGAATGCGCGACGACGCCCACGAGACCTGGCCGCCGCCGGCCCTGATCGAGTCGTTCCTGGGCAACTTCAACTTCGAGTTCCGCCCGGGCGAGGACACCGACATCGCCGACACGGCGGTCGCCCAGGCCGCAGCGCGGCGGTTCCGTGACGTGCTCGGTCGCTACGCCAGCGGGGTCACCGTGGTCACCTCGATGTCGGGCGACGAGCCGGTCGGCATGACCTGCCAGTCGTTCTCCTCGGTCTCGCTCGACCCGCCGCTGGTCACCTTCATCCCGGCCAAGACCTCGCGGGCCTGGCCGCTGATGCAGCGTGCCGGCCACTTCTGCGTGAACTTCCTGGCCGACGGGCAGCAGGAGCTCTCCAACGTGATGGCCAGCCGGGGCGTCGACAAGTTCGCCGGGCTCGAGTGGTCGCTGTCGAAGACCGGCGCGCCGATGTTCGACGGCATCGTCGGCCACGTGGACTGCACGGTCCACGCGGTGCACGAAGCGGGGGACCACCACATCGTGGTCGGCCGGGTGCAGGACATGGACTTCACCAGCGACGCGGACGGCTCTTCGCCTGACCCGTTGCTCTACTTCCAAGGCGGCTATCGCACCCTCCGCTGA
- the hsaD gene encoding 4,5:9,10-diseco-3-hydroxy-5,9,17-trioxoandrosta-1(10),2-diene-4-oate hydrolase: MTLAQEDVRRTATVDGVTLNYYESGDAGGLPLVMLHGGGPGASSWSNFGSALPGFAQDFRTILVDQPGFGGSDKPAVEGNYFRFSAKYVIGLLDQLGIDRFHLLGNSLGGGTATRLALEHPGRVARLVLMGPGGLSLNLFHADATEGVKALMDFGAEPTRERLRAFISTMVVNQALVTDELVEERFADATAPGSREAMASMGASFWNPETHEDGMLWREAHRLRQHTLLTWGREDRVNPLDGAMVALKTIPKAQLHVFPNCGHWAQVEAAEEFRQVTTQFLSNHVERDRGDAANGGAR, encoded by the coding sequence GTGACCCTGGCACAGGAAGACGTGCGCCGCACCGCAACGGTCGACGGCGTCACCCTCAACTACTACGAGTCCGGAGACGCCGGGGGGCTCCCGCTGGTGATGCTGCACGGCGGTGGACCCGGAGCGTCCTCGTGGTCGAACTTCGGCAGTGCGCTGCCCGGCTTCGCCCAGGACTTCCGCACCATCCTGGTCGACCAACCCGGATTCGGTGGCTCCGACAAGCCGGCCGTCGAGGGCAACTACTTCCGGTTCTCCGCGAAGTACGTGATCGGGCTGCTCGACCAGCTCGGCATCGACCGCTTCCACCTCCTGGGCAACAGTCTCGGCGGTGGCACCGCGACCCGGTTGGCCCTCGAGCACCCCGGGCGGGTGGCTCGACTGGTGCTGATGGGGCCGGGCGGGCTCTCGCTCAACCTCTTCCACGCCGACGCCACCGAGGGGGTCAAGGCGCTGATGGACTTCGGTGCGGAGCCGACTCGCGAGAGGCTGCGGGCCTTCATCTCGACCATGGTCGTCAACCAGGCACTGGTCACCGACGAGCTGGTCGAGGAACGCTTCGCCGACGCGACTGCCCCCGGGTCCCGTGAGGCGATGGCGTCCATGGGTGCCTCGTTCTGGAACCCGGAGACCCATGAGGACGGGATGCTCTGGCGCGAGGCGCACCGACTGCGCCAGCACACCCTGCTGACCTGGGGCCGGGAGGACCGGGTCAACCCTCTCGACGGCGCGATGGTCGCTCTCAAGACGATCCCGAAGGCGCAGCTGCACGTCTTCCCGAACTGCGGTCACTGGGCGCAGGTCGAGGCGGCCGAGGAGTTCCGCCAGGTGACCACACAGTTCCTGTCCAACCACGTGGAGCGTGACCGCGGTGACGCGGCGAACGGAGGCGCACGATGA
- a CDS encoding enoyl-CoA hydratase-related protein, whose translation MPDELEVSRTDGVVTVTFNRPERHNAFTKAMYSGIRELCDELATDTSVKVVVLRGAGGRAFAAGNEISDFVEADAVAYENWIRELLQKLFALPQVTIAAIDGVCVGGGLAVATHCDLRIATAGSRFGYPIARTLGNALAAPIVYRCAAVFGESLTREMLLASRLVGADRAYAVGALMAVTDDLDAEVANLVEGITRASGVTLSATKQQLSARADSLERAPEGDDALLHEVYTGSDFHEGVRAFLAKEKPAFKR comes from the coding sequence GTGCCTGATGAACTCGAGGTCTCCCGCACCGACGGCGTCGTGACCGTTACCTTCAACCGGCCCGAGCGCCACAACGCCTTCACCAAGGCGATGTACTCCGGCATCCGCGAGCTGTGCGACGAGCTCGCCACCGATACCTCGGTCAAGGTGGTGGTGCTGCGGGGCGCGGGTGGCCGGGCCTTCGCCGCAGGCAACGAGATCTCCGACTTCGTCGAGGCGGACGCGGTCGCCTACGAGAACTGGATCCGTGAGCTGCTGCAGAAGCTCTTCGCCCTGCCCCAGGTCACCATCGCCGCCATCGACGGGGTCTGTGTCGGAGGCGGACTGGCCGTGGCCACCCACTGCGACCTGCGCATCGCCACTGCGGGATCACGCTTCGGCTACCCGATCGCCCGCACCCTCGGCAACGCCCTCGCCGCACCGATCGTCTATCGCTGCGCCGCTGTCTTCGGGGAGTCCCTGACCCGCGAGATGCTCCTGGCCTCTCGGCTGGTCGGTGCCGACCGGGCGTACGCCGTGGGCGCGCTGATGGCGGTCACCGACGACCTGGACGCCGAGGTGGCGAATCTCGTCGAGGGGATCACCAGGGCCTCGGGCGTCACGCTCAGCGCCACCAAGCAGCAGCTCTCCGCCCGCGCCGACAGTCTCGAGCGGGCGCCGGAGGGCGACGATGCCCTGCTCCACGAGGTCTACACCGGCAGCGACTTCCACGAAGGCGTGCGCGCGTTCCTGGCCAAGGAGAAGCCCGCCTTCAAGCGCTGA